One Companilactobacillus farciminis KCTC 3681 = DSM 20184 genomic window, TAGTTTTTTTAGGCTTGTCATCCTTGGCTGATTTTCCAGTTAAAAAATCTCCAAATTTTTTCCAAAAGGCCATTCACTCATCCCCTATCAATAATTGCTTTATATTTATCATACAATTATTTTTAAGTTGTCGCTTTCATTTAACAAAAAAATCACCAATCCAAATTGAATTGGTGATTCTAGTTATTTAAACAATTTAAGAATTTCTTCTTTAGTTTGTGCTTTTCTCAATGATTCGATAAATTCATCATGCATCAACAACTTTGAAGTACTTGATAAGTATTCTAAGTGATTGCTGCCATTATCTTCATCAGGAATTAAGAATGAAATTACGATATCAACTGGTTGATTATCAAAAGTTTTCCATTCAACTGGCTTGGCCAATTTTGCAATCAACATGGCAGAACCCTTGATAGATTTATCTTGAGCATGTGGAATGGCAATCCCCTTTTCCATACCAGTAGAATTTTCAGCTTCACGTGCTAGATATTTCTTATAAACAGCCTTTGAATCAGTTGAGTATCCTAATTTTTCTGAGAAGTCAGATAAGTATTGTAACAATTCATCTCTTGAAGATACCTCCACATTTAATGCAATATTATTTTTGTTGAGAATTTCTCCTAGGTCATTATTTGATGTTTCTGTTTCTTCATTTCCAACTTCCACGTTACCAACAGGAGTAACTACAACACTGTTCTTTTGGTTTTGACGGCCGGCAATGATAGATAGTAAGAACCCTGACACTAGTGCACCAATAACAATCCAGAGAACCCATAAGAATGGTTTGTTGACTAATGGTAAAACAATGAAACCACCATGAGGAGCTGGAACAGAGATTTTAGTCACATAGGATAAAATAGCTGCGATCGCTGAACCAACCATAAATGATGGAATATTTAGTAAAGGATTTTTGGCAGCAAATGGAATTGCACCTTCAGTAATGTGCGTTGAACCTAGCAAAAAGTTAACATATCCAGCACTACGTTCTTTTGAAGTATATGCTTTTTTGTTGAACAAAACGGCAAAACCAGTAGCTAGTGGTGGAGCGATACAAGCAGCTGAAACTCCAGCCATAAAGAAGTAATTACCTTGTGCAAGTAAAGCTGTACCAGTTAAATAAGCAGCTTTATTAATTGGGCCACCCATATCAGCAGCACACATGATTCCGACAATCAATCCTAAAAGAATTGGACTTGAGTTTTCCATACTCTTTAGAAAAGCCATCATACCAGTATTAAGATCTTTCATTGGTACTGATCCATACCACATAATAGTTCCAGAAATTAAAACCCCTAAAACTGGGAAAATAAAAATTGATTTTAAACCATCAAGTGATTTTGGCAATGATTTGAATAATTTCGTTAATAATACGGCTACATAACCTGCCAAGAAACCACCAACGATACCACCTAAGAATCCTGTACCGTTAGTATAGGCAATCATACCAGTAACAAATCCGATGATTAAACCAGTCCTCTTACCGATTGCCTCAGCAATATAAGCACACAAAACAGGTACCATTAAATTCATTGCAAAGCCACCAATAATGTTTAATAAGGCGGCAACAGCGTTATATTGAGCGCTCTTAGGATCTGCTGAATTAATTCCCCAGAAGAATGAAACAGCGGTTAAGACACCACCAGCAACAACTAATGGCAACATGTGTGAGACACCATTCATCAGATAAACATATAACTTATGCCAAAATGAGCCAGTTAATTCTGCTTCTTCGGAACTACTTGCTTTGGAACCACCGGCGCTGTGATAAACAGGTACGTTCTTGTCATTCAAAATTTTCTCAATCAACTCATCGGGTTCTTTCATGCCTTTAGTTACCGAGACATTAATCAGACGTTTGCCATCAAATCTATCAATATCAACGTCTTTATCAGCTGCAATAATTACACCCTTGGCCTGGTCAATTTCTGATTGACTGAAGGCATGCTCAACACCAGATTGTCCGTGTGTTTCAACTTTTATCGAGATACCACGTTTCTTTGCAGCTTCTTCCAGAGCTTCCTGAGCCATGTAAGTATGGGCAATTCCCGTAGGACAGCCTGTAGCTGCAATAATTTCATATTTTGCCATATCTACCCCTCCATTTTTTTGATATCAATTTGTTTCATTAATTCGTCTACATCTTTAAAATCTGTTAATCCTGAACTTGCAGCAGTTGAACTAGCAGCAGCAATACTTCTCTTCAAATTATCTTCAGCATTTAATCCTTGTTCGATACCAGCCAAGAATGTTCCTAGCATCGTATCTCCAGAACAAGCAGTATTAACGACTTTTATTTTAGGAGCATTACCGAAAAGAACTGTATCTTGATTAATTAGTAAGGCCCCTTTGCTACCTAGAGATAACAGAATATTTTTGGCACCCTTTTCAATCAATTCTTTTGAATGACTGATCAACGTTGGAATATTATTATTTTCTTCATCATCGAACCATGATAAAAGCTCTTCATCATTCGGTTTCAACAAATATGGATGATAACCGATAGTCTCAACAACATCTGGATAACTAGTATCAATCACCAAATCAAATTGTTGTTTCTGTGCCATTTTGGCGATTTTAATGATAATATCAGCTGGAACTCCCTTAGAAAAACTACCAGAGACTACCAATTTATCATCTTTTTTTAACTCAGAAATTTTTTCAAGAAAATCTTTTACTTTTTCTTCATTAACTTCAGGCCCATTGTTGACTTGTTTGTATTCAGTATCAGTATCGACAACTCGTGTAAAGACGTTAATTCGTGAAATGCCGTCTATATGTGTAAAATCTGTCTTTATACCTTTATTTCTCAATGACTCTTCAATAAAGTCACTCGTAAATCCACCGCCAATTCCTAATGCTGTATTATCAACACCTAAGTGCTTTAGGATAAAGGAAACATTCACACCTTTTCCATTTGGTTGAATATCATAACTATTAGTTCGATTAACAATTTCCGGTTTCAAATATTCGGTTTCAATGAATAAATCGATTGCCGGATTTAGCGTACAAGTATAAATCATTTGCAAAACCCCTCTTTACTTTCTAAATACATCTTACAATATGATATTATGTAAATGTTTTCATAATCAGGTATATTTGCAAATATTTAGAAAATCTTTTACTAATTAGGGAGATTTTATGAAAAATAAATTAAGTTCATCAGAAAAATATCTTTGGGAGTACATTCAAAACAATCTAGATGATATTCCTAATCTGTCGATAGTTAAATTAAGTGAAGATGCCAACGTTTCAACCGCAACCATTGTCCGAACCACAAAAAAGATGGGTTATTCCGGTTACACTGATTTTCGTCAACAGTTGACGCTCAAAAGAAAAGATACACAACAGTACAAAAATTTAGAAAAAGTCGACCACGACATCAAGCAAGCTATTTTAAAGAACAAATATGAAGTCGATAATACTTTAAAAATGTTAAATGTCGGCTCAATTGAAGATGCTATTCAAAAAATAAAAAAATCCTCCGACATTTATATTTTTGCCAGAGGATTTTCAGAATTTATTGCTCAAGAATTACTCGTAAAGCTGCAATTGCTTGGCAAGAATTGTGTCTTGAGCACTGATCCTAATATCATTGTCACAATGAGTAAACGAATCAGACGCGAAGACTTAGTTATTTTCATTACTTTAAATGGTGAGACTAAAGAATTAGTGGCTGGTGCTAAAAATGCTTTCGACAATGGCGTTAGTACCCTCACTATCACCACTAATGAGGAAGGCTCCATTATCAAGTATTCCGAAATGGTACTACTAGGCTTCAAGTCACAAACCTCATACTTTCCTGATTATGAGGTCAGATCAAGACTACCTCTTCAAGTAATCAGTCGCATCTTACTGGATTCCTACGTCATCCGAACGCAAAAAAGCCAATAGATTTCTCTATTGGTTCAATAGTATCTTTAACCAGGCGGGCAAAACTTCGGCTAATTGTTGATAGGTTCGATCAAATTTATGATCATACCAAGGATCTTCAATTACTTTAGTTTGTCCAAGAGCTTCATAAGCTAAGTGAATTTTATTTCGATCAGCAGCTGGTGCCATATTTTGCAAATTGACAATATTCTGTTGATCCATTCCAATTATTACGTCGGCCTCATCGAAATCCTGTCGGGTGATCTGTTGAGCACGATGGTGGATAATTGGAATTTTTTTGTCTTTTAGTTCGGCAATTGCACCAGGATGTGGTGGGTTGCCAATTTCATAAGTGGATGTCGAACGAGAAGCGACCGTTATTTGGTCTGACAAACCTTCTTGCTCGATTAAGTTCTGCATCATCATCTCTGCCATTGGTGAACGACAAATGTTACCTAAACAAACAAAAATGATTTTCTTCATTTAAATCAATCCCAATCTCTTTTTAACTTCTTCTAATTGAGCTTCCAAAACTGGATCTTTACGACTCAAAACATCTAGCGCACTTGCTTGTGGTGTTGAAGTCTTGTTTGTCTTTTTAGTAGCCTTCTTGGCAGTTACTTTTTTAGCAGTAGATTTTTTATTGTACTTTCTAACCCAAGCGGCAACTTGTTGATATGAAATTTGATACTTTTCACCTGTAGCTTTGTAATTGTTGTCATGCTCAATCGCATATTGCGCAATTTCTTTTTGTTGACTCTCATTGTAATTCATACTAAAAACTCCTAAACGGCTTATTACAAAAAATTATACCATACAAAATAACTCTATTATTGATGTAACAAAGTTTTAACAGTCGATTTTCCTAAAAAAAAGCACAAAAAAAATGGTAGCTCAGGGAGGAACCACCATTAAATTGACAATAGTTTTTAACCAATTATTATCATGAAATTATCAAGAAAGAGGAAATGTAGGATTTATCTCCTCTTCACTTAATATACTAACACACTCATTTTTAAAAACAGCTAATTTCAAAAAGTCGCCATATTTTTATAAATAGTGTTAAAAAAAAGACAGAAAGCCCACTAGAATGGCTTTCTGACAGTAAAATGGATTTATTTAAACATATACTATCCCACAAAATTTAATCCATTTTATTTTGATAAAGTGATAAAAATGTAATGAAAGCATAATAAAACAGCTATATTGATGAGATATAAATTTCTTATTATATTGCATTACTATCACAGTGTCGACAATTAGATAGTTATAAAAACTATCTAAGGATTAATCCACCAATACCAATTGGTAAATACATTGTACCCTTATTGGACTATACCTGTATACCATAATTTTTTTATATTCATTTATCTATATATTTTTGAAAATGTGCATCAACTGCGCTAAAGTCTCATTTCCAATCATATTGTGACGATAAACAAATAAGATATAAAACGGTGGCAATTGAATTTCGGGTAGTTTTATTTCTTGAATACCTGAAACCCTTGAATAGCCGTCTCTGTCACAAAACTAATCCCTTTGTTCTCCTTGACCAAGCTGAGCATCAACTGATAATCCGAAGTTTGAAACAAGGTATGTGGCGTGACATTGTAACGTTCAATCATTCTTTGCAAAACCAAATTGTGAACAGAACCTTCATTTAATGAGATGAAATCTTCCGCAAATAAATCTTCAATTGTTTTAATCTTTGAAACATCCCGATCTGCGGCAGCGATAAATTTAAAATGATGCTCTTTAATCAATTGATAGTCCAAATGATTTTCTTGTGGCAAAATTGTCGTTCCTAATAAGGAAAGATCAATTTCGCCATTTTTTAATTTGTCCAATAATTCTCCTGAACCATCGGCTATTGGAATAATTGAATTGAGTAAGTCAGCATCTCGTAAACGGTCAAAAACTTTAGGAATGACGTAATTTGTAATAATTGGTGGCCAGCCCATCATGATTTTTTCACGTTTAATTCGCTCCATGTCGTCACTGATCAAATCATTTTCCAAAAGAATTCGATCGATATGCATTAACAATTGGCGTCCGGCATAAGTCAGTGACAGAGAATTAGCAAAACTTTTTCGCTTAATTAGAGAAAGTCCGTACGTATCCTCTAGCCTTTTTAAGGAATAAGTGATGGTTGGTTGACTGACACCAAAGAAATTAGCCGTATCAGAAAAGTTTTTTAATTCAGATAATTTTTTGAAATATTGATAATCTTTTAAGTTCATTTTCCCACCTATAAATTTTATTTATCGAAGTACACATATTTGACTATATTTTTTATCATGTACTATTATACATTCGAAAGTTAATTAAAGACATTGAATATTTAATATGCCAATAAGGAATAAAGCTCTATTCCAATATTAATAAAATTAATTTATATAATATGATATGTACGGAGCTATTAAATATATTAATGTTTAACTGTTGAAAAAGTTAATTAGGAGGAATTTTTTTTATGAAATATGAAGGTTTAGATTTACTCAATAATCATTTCTTCAATAAAGGTACTGCCTTTACTAAAGAAGAAAGAAAAGAAAACCACATCGAAGGCTTACTTCCACCATTTGTTCAAACTTTGGACCAACAAGTAGAACAAGCTTACGAAAACTATTCAAAGAAGGCTACCTTCCTTGATAAGAGAATGTACTTGATGGACTTGTTCAATGAAAATGTTACTTTGTTCTACAAATTGTTCAGTGAACATGTTAATGAATTCATGCCAGTTGTTTATGATCCAACTATCGCTGACACAATCGAAAACTACAGTCACTTCTTCTTGGACCCACAAAATGCCGTTTACCTATCAATCGATGACCAAGACGAATTAGAAGCTTCATTAAAGAATGCTACTAAGGGTCGCGACATCAAACTTATCGTTGTAACTGACGGTGAAGGTATTCTTGGTATTGGTGACTGGGGTGTTCAAGGTGTTGACATCTCTGTTGGTAAATTGATGGTTTATACAGCCGCTGCTGGTGTTGATCCTAAGTCAGTTCTTCCAGTTGTTCTTGATGTTGGTACTAACAACAAAGAACTTCTTGCAGACGACCTCTACATGGGTAACCACCACCAACGTGTTACAGGCGACAAATATTACGCATTCGTTGACAAATTTGTTCAAACTGCTGAAAACTTGTTCCCTGACATGTATCTTCACTTTGAAGACTTTGGTCGTAGCAACGCCGCTAATATTTTGAACAAGTACAAAGATGACATCTTGACATTCAACGATGACATCCAAGGTACAGGTATCATCACATTAGCTGGTATCTTAGGTGCTTTGAACATTTCTAAGCAAAAACTTACTGACCAAGTTTACCTATCATTTGGTGCTGGTACTGCCGGTGCTGGTATTACTAAGAGAATCTTTGACGCTATGGTTGAAGAAGGACTTTCTGAAGAAGAAGCTAAGAAACACTTCTACCTAGTTGACAAGCAAGGTCTATTGTTCGATGACACAGAAGGCCTTACACCAGAACAAAAGCCATTCACAAGACAACGTAGTGAATTTGCAAATGCTGACGAACTAACTAACTTGGAAGCTGTTGTTAAAGCAGTTCACCCAACAATCATGGTTGGTACATCAACACAACCTGGTACATTCACAGAACCTATCATCAAGGAAATGGCTGCTCACACAGAACGTCCAATCATCTTCCCACTTTCAAACCCTACAAAACTTGCTGAAGCAAAGGCTGAAGATCTTTTGAAGTGGACTGATGGTAAAGCTCTTATCGCTACTGGTATTCCTGTTGATCCAATCGAATACAACGGTGTTACATACAACATTGGTCAAGCTAACAACGCTTTGGTTTACCCTGGTCTTGGTCTTGGTTCATTAGCTGTTAATGCTAAAGTTCTTTCAGACGGTATGATCAACAAAGCTGCTCACTCATTGGGTGGTATCGTTGATGCTACACAACCAGGTGCTGCTGTACTTCCTCCAGTTTCAAAACTAGACAAGTTCAGTATTACTGTTGCTGAAGGTGTTGCTCAACAAGCTATTGATGAAAAACTTACATCTGCTACTGATGCTAAGAAAGCTGTTGAAGACGCTAAGTGGGAACCTAAATATTAATATATAAATTTGTAAAATAAAGGGGAATTATTTTATGGCTGCATTTATCACTTCTCTAGAGAGTGTTGCTGAAATCGTACTAGTTATCGCCTTAGGTTATTGGCTAAGAGGGTCAGGCCGTTTAGGTGATGAATTTAAGGGTAATATCTCATTCATTATTATGAAGATTGCCCTACCTGCTTCAATCTTTGTTTCTGTTCTTAAGTATTTGAACCGAGACAAATTAGCAAGTCTTTCTGGTGGTTTGGTTTTCACCTTCGCCAGTTTCACTATTGGATACATTGTCGCATGGATCCTAACGAAAGTTTTCCGTATTAGAAAAGGCCGTCGTGGTACCTTCATTAACATGTTCGTTAATGCTAATACAATCTTCATTGGTTTACCTTTAAACATGGCTTTGTTCGGAGATAAGAGTTTACCTTACTTCCTTATCTACTATGTTATGAATACAATTTCAACTTGGGCTGTTGGTATCTTCTTCATCTCAAGTGATGATCCAACCGTAGCAAAGGGTGAAAAGAAAGATTTCAACTGGAAGAAATTACTTCCTGCTCCACTTGTTGGTTTCTTAGTTTCATTAGTATTCTTGCTTCTAGCAATTCCTGTTCCAGAATGGATCAATAAGACCTTAGACATGGTCGGTGGTATCGTTACACCTATGTCACTTATCTACATTGGTATTATCTTGGCAGATGCCGGTTTGAAATCTATCAGATTTGACCGTGATACAATTCTTGCCTTACTAGGTAGATTCGTCGTTGCTCCAGTTATCATGATTGGTATCATCCTTATCGGTGGTTCAATGATCGGTACTATGCCACAA contains:
- a CDS encoding malolactic enzyme, whose product is MKYEGLDLLNNHFFNKGTAFTKEERKENHIEGLLPPFVQTLDQQVEQAYENYSKKATFLDKRMYLMDLFNENVTLFYKLFSEHVNEFMPVVYDPTIADTIENYSHFFLDPQNAVYLSIDDQDELEASLKNATKGRDIKLIVVTDGEGILGIGDWGVQGVDISVGKLMVYTAAAGVDPKSVLPVVLDVGTNNKELLADDLYMGNHHQRVTGDKYYAFVDKFVQTAENLFPDMYLHFEDFGRSNAANILNKYKDDILTFNDDIQGTGIITLAGILGALNISKQKLTDQVYLSFGAGTAGAGITKRIFDAMVEEGLSEEEAKKHFYLVDKQGLLFDDTEGLTPEQKPFTRQRSEFANADELTNLEAVVKAVHPTIMVGTSTQPGTFTEPIIKEMAAHTERPIIFPLSNPTKLAEAKAEDLLKWTDGKALIATGIPVDPIEYNGVTYNIGQANNALVYPGLGLGSLAVNAKVLSDGMINKAAHSLGGIVDATQPGAAVLPPVSKLDKFSITVAEGVAQQAIDEKLTSATDAKKAVEDAKWEPKY
- a CDS encoding AEC family transporter, with the protein product MAAFITSLESVAEIVLVIALGYWLRGSGRLGDEFKGNISFIIMKIALPASIFVSVLKYLNRDKLASLSGGLVFTFASFTIGYIVAWILTKVFRIRKGRRGTFINMFVNANTIFIGLPLNMALFGDKSLPYFLIYYVMNTISTWAVGIFFISSDDPTVAKGEKKDFNWKKLLPAPLVGFLVSLVFLLLAIPVPEWINKTLDMVGGIVTPMSLIYIGIILADAGLKSIRFDRDTILALLGRFVVAPVIMIGIILIGGSMIGTMPQLESSSFIIQSAAPGLAVLPILVDQSHGDVDYATNLVTTSTVLFVIVVPILMQVANLI
- a CDS encoding fructose-specific PTS transporter subunit EIIC produces the protein MAKYEIIAATGCPTGIAHTYMAQEALEEAAKKRGISIKVETHGQSGVEHAFSQSEIDQAKGVIIAADKDVDIDRFDGKRLINVSVTKGMKEPDELIEKILNDKNVPVYHSAGGSKASSSEEAELTGSFWHKLYVYLMNGVSHMLPLVVAGGVLTAVSFFWGINSADPKSAQYNAVAALLNIIGGFAMNLMVPVLCAYIAEAIGKRTGLIIGFVTGMIAYTNGTGFLGGIVGGFLAGYVAVLLTKLFKSLPKSLDGLKSIFIFPVLGVLISGTIMWYGSVPMKDLNTGMMAFLKSMENSSPILLGLIVGIMCAADMGGPINKAAYLTGTALLAQGNYFFMAGVSAACIAPPLATGFAVLFNKKAYTSKERSAGYVNFLLGSTHITEGAIPFAAKNPLLNIPSFMVGSAIAAILSYVTKISVPAPHGGFIVLPLVNKPFLWVLWIVIGALVSGFLLSIIAGRQNQKNSVVVTPVGNVEVGNEETETSNNDLGEILNKNNIALNVEVSSRDELLQYLSDFSEKLGYSTDSKAVYKKYLAREAENSTGMEKGIAIPHAQDKSIKGSAMLIAKLAKPVEWKTFDNQPVDIVISFLIPDEDNGSNHLEYLSSTSKLLMHDEFIESLRKAQTKEEILKLFK
- the pfkB gene encoding 1-phosphofructokinase codes for the protein MIYTCTLNPAIDLFIETEYLKPEIVNRTNSYDIQPNGKGVNVSFILKHLGVDNTALGIGGGFTSDFIEESLRNKGIKTDFTHIDGISRINVFTRVVDTDTEYKQVNNGPEVNEEKVKDFLEKISELKKDDKLVVSGSFSKGVPADIIIKIAKMAQKQQFDLVIDTSYPDVVETIGYHPYLLKPNDEELLSWFDDEENNNIPTLISHSKELIEKGAKNILLSLGSKGALLINQDTVLFGNAPKIKVVNTACSGDTMLGTFLAGIEQGLNAEDNLKRSIAAASSTAASSGLTDFKDVDELMKQIDIKKMEG
- a CDS encoding MurR/RpiR family transcriptional regulator, which translates into the protein MKNKLSSSEKYLWEYIQNNLDDIPNLSIVKLSEDANVSTATIVRTTKKMGYSGYTDFRQQLTLKRKDTQQYKNLEKVDHDIKQAILKNKYEVDNTLKMLNVGSIEDAIQKIKKSSDIYIFARGFSEFIAQELLVKLQLLGKNCVLSTDPNIIVTMSKRIRREDLVIFITLNGETKELVAGAKNAFDNGVSTLTITTNEEGSIIKYSEMVLLGFKSQTSYFPDYEVRSRLPLQVISRILLDSYVIRTQKSQ
- a CDS encoding LysR family transcriptional regulator; its protein translation is MNLKDYQYFKKLSELKNFSDTANFFGVSQPTITYSLKRLEDTYGLSLIKRKSFANSLSLTYAGRQLLMHIDRILLENDLISDDMERIKREKIMMGWPPIITNYVIPKVFDRLRDADLLNSIIPIADGSGELLDKLKNGEIDLSLLGTTILPQENHLDYQLIKEHHFKFIAAADRDVSKIKTIEDLFAEDFISLNEGSVHNLVLQRMIERYNVTPHTLFQTSDYQLMLSLVKENKGISFVTETAIQGFQVFKK
- a CDS encoding low molecular weight protein-tyrosine-phosphatase, encoding MKKIIFVCLGNICRSPMAEMMMQNLIEQEGLSDQITVASRSTSTYEIGNPPHPGAIAELKDKKIPIIHHRAQQITRQDFDEADVIIGMDQQNIVNLQNMAPAADRNKIHLAYEALGQTKVIEDPWYDHKFDRTYQQLAEVLPAWLKILLNQ
- a CDS encoding helix-turn-helix domain-containing protein, with protein sequence MNYNESQQKEIAQYAIEHDNNYKATGEKYQISYQQVAAWVRKYNKKSTAKKVTAKKATKKTNKTSTPQASALDVLSRKDPVLEAQLEEVKKRLGLI